Proteins from a single region of Oncorhynchus tshawytscha isolate Ot180627B linkage group LG03, Otsh_v2.0, whole genome shotgun sequence:
- the LOC112222724 gene encoding protein Wnt-4-like translates to MPTVSAVNLTAQLLLLLLWATHPTMATNWLSLARMPRSRPVSGAAPCGRLRGLSVGQVGVCRARGEVMESVRKAAEMVIEECQHQFRNRRWNCSTTPRGVNVFGRVMSQGTREAAFVHALSSAAVAVAVTRGCSRGELERCGCDRKVRGVSPEGFQWSGCSDNLSYGVAFSQTFVDETERAKGMSAGRPLMNVHNNEAGRKAILHNMQVECKCHGVSGSCELRTCWKVMPPFRRVGAVLKERFDGATEVRLSRIGSRTALLPRDPQVKPPAARDLVYLAVSPDFCRLDPNNGIPGTAGRRCNGTSRLAPDGCELVCCGPGYRAGRAEVVQRCSCKFSWCCSVRCQQCKNTVMIHTCRE, encoded by the exons atgCCAACTGTCTCCGCTGTCAATCTCACGGCACAACTCCTCCTGCTGTTGCTATGGGCAACCCACCCGACCATGGCAACCAACTGGCT ctCCCTGGCGAGGATGCCGCGCTCGCGGCCCGTGTCGGGTGCTGCCCCCTGTGGGCGGCTGAGGGGACTGTCCGTGGGGCAGGTGGGGGTGTGCAGGGCGCGGGGAGAGGTCATGGAGTCTGTGCGCAAGGCAGCCGAGATGGTCATAGAGGAG TGCCAGCACCAGTTTCGTAATCGCCGTTGGAACTGCTCCACCACCCCACGTGGAGTCAACGTGTTCGGTAGAGTCATGAGCCAAG GCACCCGTGAGGCAGCCTTTGTGCATGCCCTGTCCTCGGCGGCGGTGGCGGTTGCAGTGACGCGAGGCTGCAGCCGGGGGGAGCTAGAGCGGTGTGGCTGCGACAGGAAGGTCAGAGGGGTCAGTCCCGAGG GTTTCCAGTGGTCTGGGTGCAGTGATAACCTTTCATATGGTGTGGCCTTCTCCCAGACCTTCGTGGATGAGACGGAGCGTGCCAAGGGGATGTCGGCAGGGCGACCCCTCATGAATGTTCATAACAACGAGGCTGGACGGAAG GCTATCCTCCATAACATGCAGGTGGAGTGTAAGTGTCATGGTGTCTCGGGATCCTGTGAGCTGAGGACCTGCTGGAAAGTCATGCCCCCATTTCGGCGCGTTGGTGCCGTGCTGAAGGAACGCTTTGATGGAGCCACAGAG GTGCGTCTGTCCCGTATCGGCTCCAGGACAGCCCTGCTGCCCCGGGACCCCCAGGTCAAACCTCCCGCCGCCAGGGACCTGGTGTACCTCGCTGTCTCGCCAGACTTCTGCCGTCTTGACCCCAACAATGGGATCCCCGGGACAGCCGGCCGACGCTGTAACG GCACCTCCCGGCTGGCCCCAGATGGCTGTGAGCTGGTGTGTTGTGGGCCAGGGTACCGGGCAGGCCGGGCCGAGGTGGTGCAGCGCTGCTCCTGTAAGTTCTCCTGGTGCTGCTCGGTCCGCTGCCAGCAGTGCAAGAACACAGTGATGATCCACACCTGCCGAGAGTGA
- the LOC112222725 gene encoding cell division control protein 42 homolog — MQTIKCVVVGDGAVGKTCLLISYTTNKFPSEYVPTVFDNYAVTVMIGGEPYTLGLFDTAGQEDYDRLRPLSYPQTDVFLVCFSCVSPSSFENVREKWVPEISHHCPRTPFLLVGTQVDLRDDSNTVEKLAKNKQRPLSPESGDKLARDLRAVKYVECSALTQRGLKNVFDEAILAALEPPETKPKKRCVLL, encoded by the exons ATGCAGACAATAAAGTGTGTAGTGGTGGGGGACGGAGCTGTAGGAAAGACCTGTCTACTTATCTCCTACACAACCAACAAGTTCCCCTCAGAATACGTGCCTACG GTGTTTGATAATTATGCAGTGACGGTGATGATCGGAGGGGAACCCTACACACTTGGGCTTTTTGACACAGCAG GTCAGGAGGATTACGATAGGCTGCGACCTCTCAGCTACCCGCAGACGGATGTCTTCCTCGTCTGTTTCTCCTGCGTCTCACCCTCATCCTTTGAGAATGTCCGAGAGAAG TGGGTTCCAGAGATCTCCCATCACTGTCCTCGTACACCCTTCCTGTTGGTGGGCACCCAGGTGGATCTGAGGGACGACAGCAACACTGTGGAGAAGCTGGCCAAGAACAAACAGCGGCCCCTGTCCCCTGAGAGCGGAGACAAGCTGGCCCGGGATCTCCGGGCCGTCAAATATGTGGAGTGCTCCGCCCTCACGCAG aggggGCTGAAGAACGTGTTTGACGAGGCCATCCTGGCAGCTTTGGAACCTCCTGAGACTAAACCCAAGAAACGCTGTGTCCTGTtataa
- the LOC112222726 gene encoding myeloid leukemia factor 2 isoform X2 yields MFRYLNDVDDNPYMMDPFAAQRQQMRSLFGSFGYEPFPLSPQIQPPRAPHLQAGALQPFGMMGMGGGFMDMFGMMGGMMENMDRMSGSPNCQTFSSSTVISYSSSDMGAPKVYQQTSELRTAPGGIRETRQSMRDSESGLERLAIGHHIWDRGHVMERSRNRHTGDREERQDYINLEESEATAFDEEWRSTAGRYPPPNARGIDYGRDRRAGGQQLALAAPPSSSSPPAPRHESPRHLPPATRPRYDW; encoded by the exons ATGTTTCGATATTTAAATGACGTGGATGACAACCCTTACATGAT GGATCCATTTGCAGCCCAGAGGCAACAGATGAGGAGTCTGTTTGGGTCATTTGGCTACGAACCTTTCCCCCTCAGCCCTCAGATTCAGCCTCCCCGTGCACCCCaccttcag GCTGGGGCCCTGCAGCCGTTTGGAATGATGGGAATG GGGGGAGGCTTCATGGACATGTTTGGGATGATGGGAGGAATGATGGAGAACATG GACAGAATGTCTGGTTCGCCAAACTGTCAGACGTTCTCTTCCTCCACAGTcatctcctactcctcctcagacatgGGAGCCCCTAAAGTCTACCAGCAGACCAGCGAACTAAGGACTGCACCTGGAGGG ATTCGTGAGACGCGCCAATCGATGCGTGACAGCGAGAGCGGCTTGGAGCGCCTGGCCATTGGCCACCACATCTGGGACCGCGGTCACGTGATGGAACGCTCCCGAAACCGCCACACGGGTGACCGCGAAGAACGACAGGACTACATCAACCTGGAGGAGA gtGAGGCTACTGCCTTTGATGAGGAGTGGAGGAGCACAGCCGGAAGGTACCCTCCCCCAAATGCACGGGGGATAGACTACGGCCGGGACAGGAGGGCAGGGGGCCAACAGCTGGCCCTCGCCGCCCCACCCAGCTCCTCGTCTCCGCCCGCCCCTCGCCATGAGTCTCCCAGACACCTCCCACCCGCAACTCGCCCCCGCTACGACTGGTGA
- the LOC112222726 gene encoding myeloid leukemia factor 2 isoform X1, with translation MFRYLNDVDDNPYMMDPFAAQRQQMRSLFGSFGYEPFPLSPQIQPPRAPHLQAGALQPFGMMGMGGGFMDMFGMMGGMMENMDRMSGSPNCQTFSSSTVISYSSSDMGAPKVYQQTSELRTAPGGIRETRQSMRDSESGLERLAIGHHIWDRGHVMERSRNRHTGDREERQDYINLEESEATAFDEEWRSTAGRYPPPNARGIDYGRDRRAGGQQLALAAPPSSSSPPAPRHESPRHLPPATRPRYDWGQG, from the exons ATGTTTCGATATTTAAATGACGTGGATGACAACCCTTACATGAT GGATCCATTTGCAGCCCAGAGGCAACAGATGAGGAGTCTGTTTGGGTCATTTGGCTACGAACCTTTCCCCCTCAGCCCTCAGATTCAGCCTCCCCGTGCACCCCaccttcag GCTGGGGCCCTGCAGCCGTTTGGAATGATGGGAATG GGGGGAGGCTTCATGGACATGTTTGGGATGATGGGAGGAATGATGGAGAACATG GACAGAATGTCTGGTTCGCCAAACTGTCAGACGTTCTCTTCCTCCACAGTcatctcctactcctcctcagacatgGGAGCCCCTAAAGTCTACCAGCAGACCAGCGAACTAAGGACTGCACCTGGAGGG ATTCGTGAGACGCGCCAATCGATGCGTGACAGCGAGAGCGGCTTGGAGCGCCTGGCCATTGGCCACCACATCTGGGACCGCGGTCACGTGATGGAACGCTCCCGAAACCGCCACACGGGTGACCGCGAAGAACGACAGGACTACATCAACCTGGAGGAGA gtGAGGCTACTGCCTTTGATGAGGAGTGGAGGAGCACAGCCGGAAGGTACCCTCCCCCAAATGCACGGGGGATAGACTACGGCCGGGACAGGAGGGCAGGGGGCCAACAGCTGGCCCTCGCCGCCCCACCCAGCTCCTCGTCTCCGCCCGCCCCTCGCCATGAGTCTCCCAGACACCTCCCACCCGCAACTCGCCCCCGCTACGACTG GGGTCAAGGGTGA
- the LOC121841328 gene encoding gamma-enolase-like, which yields MSIVIIVAREILDSRGNPTVEVDLHTDKGVFRAAVPSGASTGIYEALELRDGDKSRYKGKGVLKAVGHINDTIGPALIQSEVSVVEQEKLDKMMIEMDGTENKSQFGANAILGVSLAICKAGAAEKGVPLYRHIADLAGNTELVLPVPAFNVINGGSHAGNKLAMQEFMVLPVGAESFRDAVRVGVELYQTLREVIKEKYGQNATNVGDEGGFAPNILENTEALELIKTAIEKAGFIDKVVIGMDVAASEFYKEGKYDLDFKSPPNADRHISAQELCDMYQGFVNDYPVVSIEDPFDQDDWPAWSQMTASVGIQVVGDDLTVTNPKRIERALEERACNCLLLKVNQIGSVTEAIQACKLAQENGWGVMVSHRSGETEDTFIADLVVGLCTGQIKTGAPCRSERLAKYNQLMRIEEELGDQARFAGHNFRNPAAL from the exons ATGTCGATAGTGATCATTGTTGCCAGGGAGATCCTGGACTCCAGGGGGAACCCCACAGTGGAAGTGGACCTGCACACTGACAAAG GTGTCTTCAGGGCAGCTGTGCCTAGCGGAGCGTCTACTGGCATCTATGAAGCCCTGGAGCTGAGAGACGGAGACAAAAGCCGCTACAAGGGCAAAG GTGTGCTCAAGGCTGTTGGTCACATCAATGACACCATCGGTCCTGCCCTCATCCAGTCG GAGGTCAGTGTGGTAGAACAGGAGAAACTGGACAAGATGATGATAGAGATGGACGGCACTGAGAACAAGT CTCAGTTTGGGGCCAATGCAATTCTGGGTGTGTCCTTGGCCATATGCAAAGCTGGTGCTGCAGAGAAAGGTGTCCCCCTGTACCGTCACATTGCTGACCTGGCAGGAAACACAGAGTTAGTGCTTCCAGTTCCT GCCTTTAACGTTATCAACGGGGGCTCTCACGCGGGCAACAAGCTGGCCATGCAGGAGTTCATGGTACTTCCTGTAGGGGCGGAGTCTTTCAGGGACGCTGTGCGTGTGGGGGTGGAGCTGTACCAGACGCTGAGGGAAGTGATCAAGGAAAAGTATGGCCAGAACGCCACCAACGTGGGGGACGAGGGGGGGTTCGCCCCAAACATACTGGAGAACACTgaag CCCTGGAGCTGATCAAGACAGCCATTGAGAAGGCAGGTTTCATAGACAAGGTGGTGATCGGGATGGACGTGGCAGCCTCTGAGTTCTACAAAGAGGGCAAGTACGACCTGGACTTCAAGTCTCCGCCCAACGCAGACCGCCACATCAGCGCCCAAGAGCTCTGCGACATGTACCAGGGCTTCGTCAATGACtacccag TGGTGTCCATTGAGGATCCGTTTGACCAGGATGACTggccagcctggtcccagatgacAGCCTCCGTGGGTATCCAGGTGGTGGGGGACGACCTGACCGTCACCAACCCCAAGAGGATAGAGCGCGCCCTGGAGGAGAGGGCCTGCAACTGCCTGCTGCTCAAAGTCAACCAGATCGGCTCTGTCACCGAAGCCATCCAGGC gtgtAAGCTGGCTCAGGAGAATGGCTGGGGTGTGATGGTGAGCCACCGCTCAGGTGAGACAGAGGACACCTTCATTGCTGATCTGGTGGTGGGCCTCTGCACTGGACAAATCAAGACTGGAGCTCCCTGTCGATCAGAGCGGCTGGCCAAATACAATCAACTCATGAG GATTGAGGAGGAGTTAGGGGATCAGGCTCGCTTCGCGGGGCACAACTTCCGGAACCCCGCCGCCCTCTAA